The DNA region TTTTGTGAGACCTCTCCGCTTTGCGGAGCTCGTTTCGGAACTAATATGACGTTTGCTGACTTCTGCGCTTTACGAACTCGTCGTTACGCAGACCTCCCAGGGTAAGTGTGTCCGCTTTCCGTTCATGTAGCCTCTGCATTTACGTTATAGTATCCTGTACAGTGTCGGGCTTTTGCTTCTTTTGCAGCATCACCCATACTATCCCGCCTGATATGCAGTTTCTGTTCGTAGGCTCGAACTTTTGCCGCTGGCTTCCTTCAGATTTGTGTTCACACACTTTCTCCTTGCCTTAAGCTAAGACTTCCCACTGTAATGCGTCTTCGGGACTTGCACCCTATAGATGACACACGTGCCTGGCACACAAAAAGGGGCAAACAACCAATTGGTCATTTGCCCCTTCTTACTTTGTTCAAAACTATTTTGTGCAACCGGCACTACCGCCGGTTGCCTGTGCCTTAAAAGGCAATGTCTTAGTTTAAATACTTTGTGATATCCTCAGACAGCGGCGTGGTTTGCGACCTGAAACGGTGGATCAGCTTACCATTTTCGTCTATCAGGAATTTTTCAAAATTCCATTTGATATCGCCGGTAAAATCCGGGTTTGGAGCAGTTGTTAAATATTGGAATAAGGGATCAATATCCAAACCTAAAACACTAACCTTGCCGCTCATGGGAAACTTTACGTTAAAGTTTTCTTTGCAAAAGGTTTTAATGTCCTGGTTAGTGCCCGGCTCCTGGCCGCCAAAGTTATTGGCCGGGAAACCTACTACAACCAGTTTACCTTTGTATTGCTCAGATAATTTTTCCAGGTCGGCGTATTGTTTGGTGAAGCCGCATTTTGAAGCCGTATTTACGATCAATACTTTTTTACCTTTGTATTTAGCCAGGCTAAAATCTTTGCCATCAATAGTTTTCAGCTTAAAATCATATACTGAAGAAGGTGCGGTGGCAAATAATAAGGCGATGATGAGTGCCAGTGTTTTCATGGTTTTACAGTTGATTTTTATAATCTTATATAAAAGTAAAGCTAAAAATTTCTTTTAGCTAAGTACTCATCTTCTTTTTGTGTCATTTTTTGTTTTGTAACAACACTTTTATCAGTATAACCTAAAAGGTGCAGCGCGCCATGAATGATCACCCGATGAAGCTCATCTGTTTCACCGGTTTTAAATTTGGCTCCGTTTTCACGGATGCGGTCTATCGAAATAAAGATATCGCCAATAATATCCCCCTCAACTTCCGAATTATCAAAAGTTACTATATCAGTAAAAGTATCATGATCAAGGTATTGCTGGTTTATTTGCAACAGGTAGGCATCTGAGCAAAAAATATAATTAAGTTCTTTTAATTTAAAACCTTCGGTGATTACTGTATCCCTGATCCACTGTCTTAACTGCGCTTTTTGTTTTGGCTTAAAGGTTGTGTCTTCTTCAAAAAAATTAATCGCGGGCATCAGATCTTAAAATGAAGTTCAATTTCATTGCCCGAGGCGTTAAAAATACATTGATCGGCAAGGTGCTTAATGATAAACACACCGCGCCCGGTCAGGTTCTCGAGATTTTCGGGAGCCGTGGGGTCGGCAAGGTTATTATAGTCAAAGCCAGGGCCTTCATCGGTAACAGTCCAGATAACACGCTTGGATTCAACCTCGGCATTAACAATCACCTTTTTAGTCTCGTCCAGCCTGTTCCCATGCATAATGGCGTTAATAACCGCTTCGTTAAGACAAGTCATCATGTTGGCAAAAGTATCTTCCTCAACATGATATTTATCAGCAATTTCTTCTATCAGCTGCTCAAGCAACGTTATGCTCTCCGTTTTTGACGGTAGCTGCAACGTATATAGCTCACTGGTTTGAACATTTGCCTCTTCCATATTATTTGGCATTAAGTTGATCAAAGTAAGATTTTATTTTTTGTTTATAATACAAATTAAGTGCCGGAGATACCGTTCTGATCTGCTCCGTTTGCTTTGCTTTTTGTTGCTGGTACCCCTGCAGCGCTTTTATATATCCCGGCGGCAAATCTTTACCCGCATTGCTCTCTCGTTGCTGATCCTGATCTCGTTGCTGCTCGGCCTTTTCGGCCTCCAATAACCGGGTTTGTATTTGCTGCTGCCTTTTTAGCGCATCATCTGTAATCTTCCTGTTTACGAGATCACGTTCGGTTTGTTCCATTTCTTTCGAAATTTTATCCAAATTGCCTAATCCGCCTGTCCCGTCTTTATTTTCGTCCCTGTCAATTTGTTGCAAAGCCTGCCGTATCATCTGCTGCTGACGTGCCATTTTAGCAAACTGCTCACTCATATTACCGCTATTTCCTTGCTGGCCCTTACTCTGGTTGCCTTGTTGTTGCATCTGCTCCCTGGCCTTTTGCATATTTTGATTGAGCTGCTGCTGCATCTTTGCCAGCTGCGATATCGACTGTTGTTTGCCCTTGCCTCCCTTACCGCCTTTATTCATCATTTTTTGCATTTGCTCAAGGGCTTCGCTCAGCATCAGGGCCAGGTTATTCATGGATGTCATGGCGTATTGCTGGTTACGATTTGCCTCCAATGTACGCCTGTCGCCCAAAAACTCAAGGGCCTGGTCAATATGGTCGTTAATGCTTGCAATCTCCTTATTTACTGTCGATTGAATCTGCGGCACCCTTCTGCTGATGGCGTACAAGCTATCTTCGGCTGTTTTCAGGTTGTCTTTGATATCTTTTTGGTTTTGCGATAAAGTAACATATGATGGATCTGTAGGATTGGTGTTTTTAAGCGTTTGCATCAGTTTTTCCTGATTAAACGAACTATTAACCAAACTCTTTAACAATTCCCTAAGCTGCTGTGCATCAACAGCATTCTCTTTTGATTCGCCTTCGTCGCTATCCTTTTGCATTTTTGCGGCAAGCTCCTTCATTTGCTTTGCTGCCTGCTGCTGCGATTTTGACGCCTTTGAATTATCTTTTTTTTGCAGGTCGCCGGCACTTTGATCCATCTGCTGCTCAATATCTTTGGTTTCTTTTTCGGGGTTTTGATAGTCGGATTTACGTTCGGATTGCTCGTTGGCCTTCTGCAGTTCGTCAAAGCCTTTCTTCACATCCTGAAAATCCCGCTTCAGTTTATCCTGCTGTTGCTGCAGATTCTTCTGATCGGCACCGGGCTGTTTGGTTTGATCAGATAGTTTTTGCTGCTCATCGGCCAGCTTATTCAGCTGATCGAGATTTTGATTGAGCTTTTGCTCAAACTCCAGCTTTTTGTAAAGTTCCAGCACCCGGTCCAGCTCCTTTTTTAAGGATTTATTATCCATCTGCATTTTGGATAACTCATCACGGGTAGCATCTTTCTGTTGTTCATTTAACATTTGCTGCAGGTTTTGAAGCAACTCTTTTGTTTTTTGATCAAGTACGTTATTAAACAGGTCTTCTATCTGTTTTTGCTTAGCCCTGATCTCTTCGGTTTGCTGCTGGTTTTCCTGCCGGTTGTATAAATTCTTTTTATTATCGGCCTGGATATCTTTTACTAAATCTTCCAGGTCTTTCCGTTTTTGCATCAGGTCTTCCACCTGTTTTTTCTCATCAAACGAGAGCGTGTTTTTGTTCAGCAGGTTTTGATTTAACTTTTGCGCGTCACGTTCAACCTGCCCGGCCAGCTTAATAGCCGAAGCCATTTTTTCTTTTATGGCTTTCGAGCCGGCATTTAACTGCTGGTTAATCTCCTTGCTATCGGGGATATTTAGTGTATGCTTTGCTGTACGGGCTGTTTTATGCCCGGTCACGTCGTCGTTATCGGCGACCTCAAAAAAGTAGCTTACATGATCGCCGGGACTAATACCCATGTCCTTCAGGTTCCAGTAGTAAAAGAACCCGGCTTGTGTTTGGGACAGATCAGCATTAATCTTTTTGGTAAACTCCTTTGCTTTATTATTGCCTGAAGCCTCAATACTGTAATGAAACGTTAGCGCCGAAAAGCCATGATCGTCCTGGATCTTGCCATTAAAATAAAACGCTTTCATGCTTACCGAATCTGGCTTTTCATCAACAGTAATGGATGGCGCTTCATCGGCAACAATACTGATGCGATATGTGGCCGAGTCACTATAACTTACCTGTGTATTAACCGGTAAAAGTTTGTAAACCGAAGTTTTCAATATCCGCTCCCGGTGTTCAAACAGGTTTGGTCCATGTTGTACAGCAGGGTGGCTTTGCCCATTTATGTCAAACATCAAGGCACTGGCATTTTGGGTATGCAATTGCCAATTTACTGTTGTGCCGGCAGGAATAGTCAAATCACCGGCGTTAAGCAGTTTTTCATTTTTTTTACGGAGATAGGCCGGGTAATTCAGGTCAACATCAAAATGAAGCAAGGCCGGTTTTTGATTCACTTTAATTTCATAAACTGCCGAGCTAAACCCATTTCCCGAAAATTTAAACCGGGTGTTTTGCTGCAGGTTGCTGAACTGATAATGGAAGCGGCTAAGGCTCTCCTTATCAAGCTTAAAGGTATTTTCCCCGGTTTCAACATAAACATCGGCAGGCAATTTATCGCCTTCTAATTTAAGGTCGAGCT from Mucilaginibacter sp. SJ includes:
- the ybeY gene encoding rRNA maturation RNase YbeY, which translates into the protein MPAINFFEEDTTFKPKQKAQLRQWIRDTVITEGFKLKELNYIFCSDAYLLQINQQYLDHDTFTDIVTFDNSEVEGDIIGDIFISIDRIRENGAKFKTGETDELHRVIIHGALHLLGYTDKSVVTKQKMTQKEDEYLAKRNF
- a CDS encoding DUF4175 family protein — translated: MASTENYELLLGKINTFIRKYYFNNFLRGLIFLGAGLFTAYVVITLSEYFGNFNILLRTILFYFFILLNTVLVCWLVLPSLLAWLKLGKTLTHDEAAEIIGRHFNDVHDKLLNTLQLKRLASEDENHRALIEASINQKIEALKPVSFPSAINLKENTKYLKWALGPLGVIIIIALAAPSVLTESTKRLIRHNEYFVPAAPFRFIVLNKTLSVVQGSDLKLDLKLEGDKLPADVYVETGENTFKLDKESLSRFHYQFSNLQQNTRFKFSGNGFSSAVYEIKVNQKPALLHFDVDLNYPAYLRKKNEKLLNAGDLTIPAGTTVNWQLHTQNASALMFDINGQSHPAVQHGPNLFEHRERILKTSVYKLLPVNTQVSYSDSATYRISIVADEAPSITVDEKPDSVSMKAFYFNGKIQDDHGFSALTFHYSIEASGNNKAKEFTKKINADLSQTQAGFFYYWNLKDMGISPGDHVSYFFEVADNDDVTGHKTARTAKHTLNIPDSKEINQQLNAGSKAIKEKMASAIKLAGQVERDAQKLNQNLLNKNTLSFDEKKQVEDLMQKRKDLEDLVKDIQADNKKNLYNRQENQQQTEEIRAKQKQIEDLFNNVLDQKTKELLQNLQQMLNEQQKDATRDELSKMQMDNKSLKKELDRVLELYKKLEFEQKLNQNLDQLNKLADEQQKLSDQTKQPGADQKNLQQQQDKLKRDFQDVKKGFDELQKANEQSERKSDYQNPEKETKDIEQQMDQSAGDLQKKDNSKASKSQQQAAKQMKELAAKMQKDSDEGESKENAVDAQQLRELLKSLVNSSFNQEKLMQTLKNTNPTDPSYVTLSQNQKDIKDNLKTAEDSLYAISRRVPQIQSTVNKEIASINDHIDQALEFLGDRRTLEANRNQQYAMTSMNNLALMLSEALEQMQKMMNKGGKGGKGKQQSISQLAKMQQQLNQNMQKAREQMQQQGNQSKGQQGNSGNMSEQFAKMARQQQMIRQALQQIDRDENKDGTGGLGNLDKISKEMEQTERDLVNRKITDDALKRQQQIQTRLLEAEKAEQQRDQDQQRESNAGKDLPPGYIKALQGYQQQKAKQTEQIRTVSPALNLYYKQKIKSYFDQLNAK
- a CDS encoding glutathione peroxidase produces the protein MKTLALIIALLFATAPSSVYDFKLKTIDGKDFSLAKYKGKKVLIVNTASKCGFTKQYADLEKLSEQYKGKLVVVGFPANNFGGQEPGTNQDIKTFCKENFNVKFPMSGKVSVLGLDIDPLFQYLTTAPNPDFTGDIKWNFEKFLIDENGKLIHRFRSQTTPLSEDITKYLN
- a CDS encoding ATP-binding protein, whose protein sequence is MEEANVQTSELYTLQLPSKTESITLLEQLIEEIADKYHVEEDTFANMMTCLNEAVINAIMHGNRLDETKKVIVNAEVESKRVIWTVTDEGPGFDYNNLADPTAPENLENLTGRGVFIIKHLADQCIFNASGNEIELHFKI